Below is a genomic region from Gopherus flavomarginatus isolate rGopFla2 chromosome 9, rGopFla2.mat.asm, whole genome shotgun sequence.
AATCAGGATACCACAGGATTGTGAAATTATACTAAATAATATTTTCTAgattttcattctttttctcCAGTATTGTGTTGCAAACTTGGGACAAATGCAAAGGCCCTGCCTTTGTTTTTACTttgcttactcaggcaaaatttgaCAAGTAAAGACTGATTACAAATTGCAGCATGCCTATTGAATCTTATCCAGGGGTTTTAACTTAATGTCCCAGTATAAGTTAATTTGGACAGCTTTTCTACAATCTTAACACATGGGAGAGAGTTAGTAAACAAAATCTGAGAATGATCCAGCTTGTTAGAAAGAGTAGCCTAACTCTTCTGTATGATCATAGATGGTTACCAAGGAAACTTCCTCTTCCTTCAGTAAAGTTAAAGAAGCTACAGTATTTTCCTTGGAGAAGCTGTCAGGTGCATGGATCCCTCTACTAGAACATTTGAAAGAGTATGTAGAGTctctatagggtgaccagatgtccagattttatagggacagtcccgatttttgggtctttttcttatataggctcctattaccccccaccctctgtcgtgatttttcacacttgctgtctggtcgccctaagTCTCTACTACACAGAGTAATCAAAGGCAAGAAGAAATTTCTGGACAATTTCCTCCCTAACTTTGATCTTCACTACTTCCTCCTAACCATGACAAAAGGCAGCCAGGTAGAACTCACAGCCAGCAACTCCCCAAACTGCCAAATCAGCCTTTTAAGAAGCCACTCTCATATCCTGCCAATTATGTCCTAATGAAGTTTAATGTTTGCTACTGTTTAttattaacaaaaataattagttCCTTTATCTGGAGCCCAAAATGTGCTAAGGGCTTTATGGTCAAATACGAGGGCAAGGTCCCTGCTCCCAGGAAGTTACAATCTCATTGGTAATATTTTAGtgaaggatgggggaagggatgTGGCGTGCAGCAAGCAACTAAGCAGTTAGGTTCAGCAGGATTATGGATATTACCACCGGTTTCACTATGTTTTTGGAGAGGGTGATTAGGCCTCATTGAAGAAATGTTTTGTGGGGGAACTTACTTGACCAAGGAGAAGGTGGAAGCCAGGCCAGAGAGGGGTCCCAGGAATGGGGCAGCCATAGAGGCAGGTGCAGAGAGGAGAGTGGTGGGACGGCGCCAGCTAGCTATGGGAGCGGTGAAtgactgcagggagcaggctgcttGGCAGGAGGCCTGGAGCAGGTGTCGGGGTGTGAAGTGGAGGCAAGGGGCTGGGATTGGTGAGAGGCTGGGGAGGATTTTCATGGCAACATTTTGGCTAGACTGAGGGGCCAAAGGTGACAGGACTTTCCTGACTGGCCACTGCCTTGCACGGACCTGGCTGGGCCTGTGTGCAGAGGCCCCTGGCTGCCCACCCACTGCGCGAGAGCCGCGGCGAAGGGGGGCCAGCGGAGGCGGCGCGGTGGGAGCCCCGAGGCAGGTGGAGGGAGGCTCAAAGGGCCTTCTCAGCCACGAGGTGGCAGCACGTCGCTCTGGCCCCAGCCGCGCCTTCCTCTATGGTCGCTGCGGGGAGACAGGCACTGGAGTCGGACGCTCCAGCCTTTCTCTCTATGGTAAGAAACCTCATCACAGGGCGCCGGCGTCGCTGGTGCTGGTTGGGTGGCCGCGAGTTCGGGTGGGCGGCGCAGGAGCGGCGGCCAGGTGAGAGATGCGGGGCCTCGAGGCGGTGGGGCCAGCGCCAGGTGCCTGCTGGGGTGTTAACTGGTgcgggagaggggagctggcgCCGCGGCCGGGGGCTGAGAGGGGCCGCCGGGGACCCGGGAGGagcgctggggtgggggtggtacAGGCTGTCCCGGGTCCCGTGCCCTCCATGTCTCCTGGACAGAGCCCACCACCCTGCTGTTGCTCCCGCCCCCAGATCCCAGTAACTGGCCTGGCCCAGACTGGTCAGTTCCTCCGCACAGTTGGCAGCGCTCTGCGTAGTCGGTGTCACGTCCCCCCCCTCTTCTTTGCGTGAACTTTTCACCCAGCCAGAGGGGAGAGAAGCATTTTTTAACTATTAGGAAAATAGGATTATCAAACCCAGAGAAGTGGCTGGGGGACCCAGGGTAGGTGTAGCTTGAAAGTGTTTAAgctcacttttaaaaatcagcttgATTTCAAGATGACTGTACCCATTTAATCTGTGACAATGCAGGAAATCCCAAATCTTGATGTTAGAAAATTTAAGTAATGGGAAAATGGATTTCATGTTTGCTTTACTTCCACTCACACAGCTCTGTCATGTTTCTGCTGTTGTTTCTTCAGGGCCATACACGTGTGTTGTATTTCATCTTTCACTTTTTTCAAGTTTCTCTGCCTTAAAGTGTTTACagtctaaggcaggggtgggcaaactgcggcccgggggccacatctggtccttcagacattttaatccagcccttgaactCCCACTTGCCTCGCTCCGCATGTGCTGCGGCTCTTCGCAGTTCCCGGAAGCAGTGGCGTGTCCCTCTTCTAGTCCTATGGGTAGGGGCAGCCAGTGGGTTccatatgctgctcctgcccctagcaccagctctgcagctcccattggccaggaactgcagccaatgggagctgcaggggcagcacctgcagatggggcagtgtgcagagctgcctggccatgcctccgcaAGGGAGCggaggggagacatgctgctgcttatgGTTGTTGCTTGAAGTAAGCACCACCTGAAGCCTGCACCCATGGTCCCTTCCTAcgccacaaccccctgccctagccctgatccccctcctgccctttgagcccctcggtcccagcctagagcaccctcctgcacccccaacccctcgtccccagccccaccacagagcctgaaTCCCCAAATggagccctccccccccacaccctaactcccttccTCAGTCCAGACCCTCCCACaacctgaactcatttctggccccaccccagagccctcaccccctcctgcactccaaccccaattttgtgagcattcatggcccaccatacaattttcaTACCCAGCTGTGGCCTTTGGGCCAACAAGTTTGCCCCCCCGATCTAAGGCCTCAATCTTGGAATGAGCTCCAAGTGGGTCGACTTTCTTTCCCATAGGATGCGTATTGCAGGATCCATTGTCCTGGTCCCATGAGCCTGTACAAAGCCCAATTGATTTAATTGGGATGCTGTATAGGTGGAGAGATATATGGTACTGGATCCTGAGGCAGGACTGTGGCCTTGGAAAAATACTATCTCACTGCATATCAGAACATGATACGATTACTAGAGACTTCTTATTGCTGAAACTACTGTATATGCCACTGTTTGAATatatgcattgtaaaaatgataaacaaaataaatagtattattcaattcacttcatacaagtactgaagtgcaatctctttatcttgaaagtgtaacttacaaatgcagattattattcttttttggttacataactgctctcaaaaacaaaactgtgtaaaactttagagctacaagtccactcagtcctacttattctgccaatcgctaagacgaacaagtttgtttacactgatgggagatactgctgcctgcgtattatttacaatgtcacctgaaagtgagaacaggcaattgcatgacacttttgtagccggcattgcaaggtgtttacatgccagatatgctaaacatttcgtcgccccttcatgcttcggccaccattccagagaacatgcttccatgctgatgatgcctgttaaaaaaaataatgcatcaatgaaatttgtgactgtactcctggGGGGAAGGAATTGTATGTCTTCtactgtgttttacctgcattctgcatacatttcatgttatggcagtctcggatgatgacctagcatatgttcgttttaagaacactttcacagcagatttgacaaaacgcaaagaaggtactgatgtgagatttctaaaaatagctacagcactcgacacaaggtttaagaatctgaagtgccatccaaaatctgagagggatgaggtgtggaacttATTTTTTAGAAGTcgtaaaagagcaacattccaatgcggaaactacagaacgcaaactgtcaaaaaaaaaaaaaagcccaactcaaccttctgctggtggcatctgacttagatgatgaaaatgaacatgcttcaGTCCGTAccgctttggatcgttatcaggtagaatccatcatcagcatggaagcatgtcctctaggatggtggttgaagcatgaagggacatgtgaatctttagcacaactggcacataaatatcttgcaatgccagctacaacagtgccatgcgaatgccttttctcactttcaggtgacattgtaaacaagaagcgggcagcattatctcctgcaaattgtaaccaaccttgtttgtctgagtgattggctgaccaaaaagtaggactgagtggatttgtaggctctaaagttttacattgttttatttttgaatgcgttttttttcataattctacatttgtaagttcagctttcatgataaaaagattgcactacagtactttgaggtgaattgaaaaatactttttttgtttttttacagtgcagatatttgtaataaaaaataaatatcaagttagcactgtacactttgtattctgtgttgtaattgaaattaatatatttgaaaatgtagtaaacatccaaaaatatttaaaataaatggtattctattgcttaacagcgcaattaatcacgattaatttttttagtcacttgacagccctaattcttATTTCTGATCctaatgtttggttttttttgtttccagAGTATTCCTATGCATATTCAACTTATATAAAGAAATGACCACACAGGTAAACACACAGGAGTAATTAAACTAATCTCTCTAGTTTGATATGTGACCATTTTTATAACAtggatgttttttcatttcagtaCAGTATTCTCTTCAAGCAAGAACAAGGTGAGGCGATACTAACATGGTATTGTGCTGTTAATTTTTCTTAGCTAAAATCTTTATTTCCTTGGATGATTTAAAATGAGTACTAACAGATAGATTTGTGAAATGTTGCATTCTCATTAAATCTAAATCTGAGTGGGTTTGCTGTGACCACAGCTCCCTGGATTCTGTGGTTCTATAGTATGTGCCACAGAATCTTGCAGCAGAATCCCATGCTTTCATGAGTAACAGTATTCCCAACTGCAGATACTATGAGCTTCCTCCCTGACAACTTTTCCATTGTAGTTATGAATTGTCAATACAAACGTCTGTATCACATTTGATTTACTGAGCTTCTAGATTTCTAACACAATGAATACTATACTATactgatttttcatttttgaatctgattgcttttgttaaatttccctgttttgttttgtaaactaCCTGAACCTGACACAGAATTTCAAAGTCTGTTGGACTGAAATGTTACAGTAACCAGTGGTGGATTAATAAATTTGGTgcccctaggccctcaaaaaattgctcctccccagctcacctctgctcccccacagtaagtcagggaggaaggggggaaaagaaGAGTTGTGGCATGCCCGGAGAATGGCAGCAGTGGAGTAgaggtgagcaggggcagggagcggttccctgcctcccccagcttcCCCAAGAGTCACTCCCCGCGCCcgccggccccagctcacctttgctctGCCTGCTCTGATCGTGctgctactcgcttctccctccctcccagcgttTTTGCACAGCGagcctgggagggagcagggagaaggggagctgTGGCACGCTCTGGGGATGGCAGcggagatgagctggggcagggagcggttcccggCCCTCTCGGGTTACTCCCCGCGCCTgtgggccccagctcacctttgctctgcctcctccaagcgCACCATGACTCGCTTCTTCCTCCCTTCCAGCTCTTTTcagcggcaagcctgggagggagctgTAAGGAGGGAAGAACGGCTTGCCTAGGGGAGGAAGTGGGCTGGGGATTTGAGGAAGAggcggagttggggaggggtcgcgagcaaatttgccgccctaggcctaggccttgttagCCTAGGTGATAATACGCCGCTGACAATAACCAGAAGTTTTGCTGCAGAATTTAGGTCCAGCTGGCTACGTGGTTCACATGGCCTTGACCAGGACTTGCATTGTGCTATGGGTAGAGTCTAACATGGCTGCTGCCGTCAGATACCATGCTTGCTAGCTTTCCATTCTGTTCTTTCTATTATGTATATGTTCTCAGTATGACATGAGAATTataggggagaagggaaggtaCTGTTAGCTGATTCCGCACATTATTAGTGCTTCCTTCTGCTTGTAGCAGGAAGTAAGAACAAGCAACTGCTGTGGGTAAATACACCTGCTTGATTCCAAGAAACACCATTGTTTTCTCTCTAATATTTGTGCTCTCTTCCAGCACATGATGATGCCATCTGGTCAGTTGCATGGGGAAAGAATAAAAGAGATGGTTCTGAAACCGTAATCTCTGGATCTTTAGATGATCTAGTGAAGGTCTGGAAATGGTAAGTGAGGGGTTCAGTAAACATTGGTTAAACTGATTAACAATTGGAAATACAATGCAAAGTAGTGCAGAAATACAGTATTCTTTCCTTTCTCTAGCCCCCAGAACATCAGTAGCTGTGCACTGCACAGTAAGTAGCAGAGCACTTTGCTTTGCTGAAATGGGGGCTAGGGCTGGGGAAACAAGCTGGAAAAAAAGGTTGTAGTAGTGCTATGCACAAACTGTCTGCTTTCACTCTTCACCTGCAGTCAGTTCTCCCCTTTTGCTCTGCAAAAGGTaagaaatgctttttttttaaaaaaagaagggggggagaagctggaggtGGGTGCAATACCTGAAATTACTCTTAATTAGTTTGTTTTTGCTTGTGTTTTTAACAAAAGGACTGATGAAAAATTAGATCTACAGTGGACTTTAGAGGGCCATCAACTGGGTGTGGTATCAGTAGATATCAGCCACACAGGTACCATTGCAGCATCCAGTTCCCTAGATGCTCATATTCGTCTTTGGGATTTAGAAACTGGCAAACAGATCAAGTCCATAGATGCTGGTCCTGGTAAGATCTTGGTGCTAAATTGGTTATTTGTAATCTCTGCAATGTGTGTATTTGAACAGTACAGTACAGAACAAACATACTAGCTGGGAGTGAATAGCTTTTTTTAATAGTGTCACAACGGTCTCCTTCCTTTTGCAAAACAAGGATATGAGATTAACAGGCATTCACTTGCATATACTTTACCAATGCACACTATACTGGTATAAACCAGTGTTAAACTGATGTGTCTCTGTTTGGGGTTGCACTGATAACAAtctatttaaaaactgattttagttaaactagtgcaacttCTAGGTGTTGACAAGGCTTTCATGTAATCCAGCTGGCTTTATTCACTCTCTCGATTGTGACTATTTTTTGTTGAGGATGCATAAGGCAGAATCGAATCCAGTTATCTCATAGGTGTAGTGATCAGAAAGTCTAGTGGTGGCAACAAAACCCTATTCAAATATACAGTGATGGCTGAGATTTGCCTATTAAGAAGATCCCAGGTTTGCTGCAGGTGCACTTTGAAACTCAGTACTGTACAGAGGGTGCTTGTTTATGGAATGCATGGCTATGTCCGAAGGTGCaaatcaggaagaaaaaaaaaaaagacttacgTCTAGATAAACCTTGACAAGCACTGAATTCCAATTTGGAGGGCATGAGATCTTAACCAAAGGATTTAAATATTATAATAAGGAGTGTTGGTACCTTGTAGGGTCGGAGAATGAATGACTAAGCACATATATAAAAATCTGTGAGGCACACAGCACCAGGCTAAGTAGATAACTGTAAGAAGTCACCATGTAATTCTATTTCAGTGAATAATGATCTGCTCTGCACTCTTTCCTTCTATCTGTAAGTGCTTTCTGTCTCTGTTGCTGGGCCAGCTCTCCAGTGCTGCTTCTGACAAAGGCAACAGTTCTTTCTTCTAATGGTTTTCAAGCAaataagaggattttttttttaatatttatttttgaaaggCAACGATAGCTAATGCCATTTAACACTATTAATGTGCTGCTGTTCTAGGAGGATGCCCTAAACTAAGATCTTCCTGGAAAATGTCATCTGTGATTAAGCTGAAAAACCAACCCCTTAAGTGTTTATTCTGTCAGCTTTTGTTAGCTTGGTGTGAATTTAACTTTTGTGGCTGAAGTGCAGGGGAATAAACTATCTGTGAACAGGTATATGTGGAATTAACATTGTTGGCTAAAAACTATAAACAGGATTAAATAtaccaaatattttttcttttttgtacagTTGATGCCTGGTCATTGGCTTTTTCACCAGATTCCCAGTATCTTGCAACAGGAAGTCATGTGGGAAAAGTGAACATTTTTGGTGTTGAAACCGGAAAAAAGGAATATTCTCTGGACACTAGAGGGAAATTCATCCTTAGCATTGCATATGTAAGAATTTAACTGATATTCTCTTCTGTTAAAGTGTCATCCTTGTAATCTGCTGTAAATCACTCATTTTCTGATGCTGTATTCACAACGTTAACAGGAacccttatttaaaaaacaacaacacagacTTCTTACCTACCCATCATCCACTTCTAGGCAATAACCTCCTAAAGAAAGCACTTTACTTCTGCTTCTAATTGCCATTGGCCTTTCCTGTATATATAATGGTCCTTTGTTCCAACTTAACTGATGAATTGGACCAGCCTTAAAGGTAATACAAGCTCTCTATAATGCTCTTGCTCTTCCAGCAAGGATATCAGACCATTACAGATACCAATTAAATCTCTGAATTCCCCTTTAGGAGGTAACTTTGttgatggtgaaactgaggcacaataagTTTGAATAACTTTGCTTAGGTGAGACAGAAAATTATTGAAAAGCGCACACTCTTTACTGTAAATTATCACAATAGAAAATCCCCCATTGCTGTACATCAGAATGAATAATGCATCTAGTAAAAGAATCAGGCAGATAGTTTTCAAACTGCATGATGTCCTTAATGTCTATCTGGAAAAGTCACTCCTTCTCTTGCTCATGTGCTGCTTATGAATTTCAGTCTTAGATCTTCAGATTTTTCTGAGCCCACCATACTGAATATCTTGCATGGCAGATTGTTTTGATGTCatcttgtctcttttcaccttccccaTTCTCCCAATACAAAATAAGAGTAATTATAAAATGTGTAACACATATTGTTACAGAGTCCAGATGGAAAATATTTAGCCAGTGGAGCAATAGATGGCATCATCAATATTTTTGATATTGCAACTGGAAAACTTCTGCATACGCTAGAAGGTAAGTCTTGGAATGTTTGCAGCATGCAAGTTATAGCTTTAGTCCTGATTAAAATGTTAGTTAAGAAACACTTTAATATTGTATGATGGGTTGTGATGTCAGGTTAGTTTGTCCATCTTGAATGTTCACTTACAAGCTTATACTGATGGCCAGGTTTCCAAGACAGTCCACCTATATCTGTGCTCTGATTTAGCCACCATCATTTTTATGGTTCTAAATGCTGAAGTATGAGTGGGACACAATTGTAAATCTTCAACATGCACCATGGATGTGTCTTAGAAAGTATATTCAGTGATGCTTAACTGGATTCTTCCTAACAAATCAGTTTAACTTTCCCCAGTGCTAGCAAATAAAGCTGGTCTGTCAATGCTGCCTAactccttctccccctccacccccattgtATTGATATTAAAAAGTTAGTTCCCATGGGTAGAAGAGAGATGGAACACCTTCCCTCTTGTTATAGAATGTTGCAACTCTCTCTAACAGGGATGAAGAGACTCTCAAGTAGTTTATGCAACCCCCTTTTTAATGTAATCTTAGAAAATATGTAAAAGACGAAAGATAAATCACACACAGGGCATGATATGACTTCTGATACTATGGTGCTGATTTTCTTTCTGTAGTTCTTCTAAGTAAGAACCATAGCTGTAAAAACATGGTAATCCTGTGTGGACATGAATATGCTCTGCCATGAGGGACATGAGTGTTCAGGAACCTTCCAGATTCCTGATGCACTTACACTGACTGTATTCAGAAGAGTTTTGGGGGGCAAGGGTGGAAGTAGCCTAAGAATGAGGAACTTAACAATTGTTCAAATATTTAAACTGAAGAGTATCTCCTTGCTTTTTTTGAGGAAAGATATTATCCTGACTTAAACCCTCTCTAATCATTCTTCTTACCAATGATAGAGTATTTACAGATCAAGCATGCCTATTCTGAATTTCAGGCCATGCAATGCCAATTCGCTCATTGACGTTTTCTCCCGATTCCCAACTACTCGTTACTGCTTCAGACGATGGATATATCAAAATCTATGATGTGTAAGTTGTTTCACAAGACATGATATAAAACTAATATTCTAAGAGGCTGTAGTGTCCCAGAACAAACTACTCCTCtgggaattctgcactactgcaCATATGTAATAAGCCCCGCAGATTTCTAATTTTTCGcacagaaaaaagcttctgccaaCTTTGCTGCAGTGCTGCCCTTTGCCCATCAGAGGGCGCTGTGGCGATAGAACAAAGTtgcagctccctgcagcaagAGGTcatccagggtctgcatgggggaagcttcCTAACAATCTCTcccttgccctccctcccccccaaaaagaaaaaagttccaAACTTTTCCCACCAATACTCAATGGTcttccaagttcacacccaggctccttcccagcaatttacttccccttccctcagcctctccattaccccgactcccccaagcctttgctctgattctgaggggtgtgggaaatatggttctgtattgtagtttaagtgaattattactcagagttctgtttCAATATGCcaagtaaggaatctatttgtcaaaaaacattttttttgttgtctatattgttttagacatacttgctgacaggtattttgaaataactgaccaaaaataattgaaacaggtgtaattatattgtgttattttgacaaataaaatacagaattttgcagaatgttaaaatattgtgcacagaatttttaattttttggcgcagaattccaccaggagtaCGAAACCAAGCATTCAGGTGTCTGGAATTATCTTGAACAGTGTAGTTGAAttaactatttattttttaaaaatctgacattTTAAACTGTAAAACACTAAATCCTGTGAACTTGGACTCTTTTAAAAGGGTACAAATGTGGATGGCAGATCAGGCTCAGAAAATTGATGCCCTGCTTGCCATATCTGGTAGTTCAGTATACCTACCAGCCTCATTTTTATCCTTATTTTTTTTGGTCCACCTTTAGAATTTCTGCTTCATGCCTAAGATATGCTGCCTCATTCATTGTCTTTGTCTTCACACTCCACTTAAGCCCTTGGCTTTCTCCCTATTGCTGCCCTCTTTTCCTGTAGTCTATCACTCTCCTGACTCTCTGTGGCAATATCTTCTTCCTCCTGCTATCTGGGCTTTCTTTGATTCCCAGCAGTCTGGCTTC
It encodes:
- the SKIC8 gene encoding SKI8 subunit of superkiller complex protein; its protein translation is MTTQYSILFKQEQAHDDAIWSVAWGKNKRDGSETVISGSLDDLVKVWKWTDEKLDLQWTLEGHQLGVVSVDISHTGTIAASSSLDAHIRLWDLETGKQIKSIDAGPVDAWSLAFSPDSQYLATGSHVGKVNIFGVETGKKEYSLDTRGKFILSIAYSPDGKYLASGAIDGIINIFDIATGKLLHTLEGHAMPIRSLTFSPDSQLLVTASDDGYIKIYDVQHANLAGTLSGHGSWVLNVAFCPDDTHFVSSSSDKSVKVWDAGTRTCVHTFFDHQDQVWGVKYNGNGSKIVSVGDDQEIHIYDCPI